The following are encoded together in the Blastocatellia bacterium genome:
- the frr gene encoding ribosome recycling factor: MEIKDIINDARRRMDSAVEDGRKKLASVRTGRAAVSLLDNVRVEYYGTEMPINQVATIHAPEPTLITVQPFDPTQLGPIEKAIRASDLGLNPANDGKLIRVPIPPLTEERRRQMVKVVHEISEEHRTAIRNVRRDANDHLKKMLKEKSISEDQERDALDQVQKLTDQHIARINEASEHKEKEVMTV, translated from the coding sequence ATGGAGATCAAAGACATCATCAACGATGCCCGCCGCCGCATGGACTCGGCGGTCGAGGACGGGCGCAAAAAACTCGCCAGCGTGCGCACAGGCCGCGCCGCGGTGAGCCTGCTCGACAACGTCCGCGTTGAATACTACGGCACAGAGATGCCGATCAATCAGGTGGCGACGATTCACGCGCCCGAGCCGACGCTCATCACCGTGCAGCCGTTCGACCCGACGCAGCTCGGGCCGATTGAAAAGGCCATCCGCGCCTCCGACCTGGGGCTGAACCCCGCCAATGACGGCAAGCTGATCCGCGTGCCGATCCCGCCGCTCACCGAAGAGCGCCGCCGCCAGATGGTCAAGGTGGTTCACGAAATCAGCGAAGAACACCGCACCGCCATCCGCAACGTCCGCCGCGACGCCAACGACCACCTCAAGAAGATGCTCAAAGAGAAGAGCATCTCCGAAGACCAGGAACGCGACGCCCTCGATCAGGTGCAGAAGCTGACCGACCAGCACATCGCCAGGATCAACGAAGCCTCGGAGCATAAAGAAAAAGAAGTGATGACCGTGTAA
- a CDS encoding DUF6328 family protein: protein MAKLKDKVQNALDEVRILILGSQVLLGFQFRSIFEKAFETLPAHAQYLKLSGLGLMTLAVGLLMAPGAYHQIVEDGEDSQRVHRFTTGIAEIALLPFALGFGIDMFVAAEKLMSQTFAVVAGLLMTLTALFFWYGLGAMHRAKYEPEITEKREMEKQQEKKAAGGTKIKDKIKHVLTESRVVLPGAQTLLGFQFITFLMESFDKLPDSSRYIHFASLAMVALSIVLLMTPAAYHRIVERGEETRHFHRFASRVLLAAMVPLALGLSGDFFVVTRKVTESTALAAGLALALLALFYGLWFGFTAYRRGQRQAEAGWRIDRQEAAD from the coding sequence ATGGCGAAGCTCAAAGACAAAGTTCAGAACGCGCTCGACGAAGTGCGCATCCTGATTCTCGGTTCACAGGTGCTGCTCGGCTTTCAATTCCGCTCGATCTTCGAGAAAGCCTTCGAGACGCTGCCCGCGCACGCCCAATACTTAAAGCTTAGCGGCCTCGGCCTGATGACGCTTGCCGTCGGGTTGTTGATGGCGCCGGGCGCGTATCACCAGATTGTCGAAGACGGCGAAGACAGCCAGCGCGTCCACCGCTTCACGACCGGCATTGCTGAGATAGCCTTGTTGCCGTTTGCGCTCGGCTTCGGCATCGATATGTTTGTCGCCGCCGAAAAGCTGATGAGCCAGACGTTCGCGGTGGTCGCCGGGCTGTTGATGACGCTAACGGCGCTCTTCTTCTGGTATGGCCTTGGGGCGATGCACAGAGCGAAATACGAGCCTGAAATAACGGAGAAGCGAGAGATGGAAAAACAACAGGAGAAGAAAGCGGCGGGCGGCACCAAGATCAAAGACAAGATCAAGCACGTGCTGACCGAATCGCGCGTCGTGCTGCCGGGCGCACAGACGCTGCTCGGCTTTCAGTTCATCACCTTCCTGATGGAGAGCTTCGACAAGCTCCCCGATTCGTCGCGCTACATCCACTTCGCCAGCCTGGCGATGGTCGCCCTGAGCATCGTCCTGCTGATGACGCCGGCGGCTTACCACCGAATTGTCGAGCGCGGCGAAGAAACCAGGCATTTTCACCGCTTTGCCAGCCGCGTGCTGCTGGCGGCGATGGTGCCGCTGGCGCTCGGACTGAGCGGCGACTTCTTCGTCGTCACGCGCAAGGTGACCGAGTCAACGGCGTTGGCCGCCGGGCTGGCGTTGGCTTTGCTGGCGCTGTTTTATGGCCTGTGGTTCGGCTTCACCGCTTACCGCCGCGGCCAGCGACAGGCAGAGGCGGGGTGGCGCATTGACCGCCAAGAGGCGGCGGATTAA
- the pyrH gene encoding UMP kinase, with amino-acid sequence MASERKAVYKRILLKLSGEALMGDQGFGIDPTTITRIAKEIKGIHDLGVEIAIVVGGGNIFRGVALSAKGMDRASADYMGMLATAINALALQDALEKQGAFTRVMSALEMNKIAEPFIRRRAIRHVEKGRLVIFAAGTGNPYFTTDSAAALRALEIRADAILKATKVEGIYTADPATDATATMFDHLTYLDVIQRDLKVMDTSAISLVRQRNIPIHVFNLYKEGNIARVVCGEKIGTVVRNELPEDLAGESGASA; translated from the coding sequence ATGGCATCAGAACGCAAGGCGGTCTATAAGCGCATCCTCCTGAAGCTTTCGGGCGAAGCCCTGATGGGCGACCAGGGCTTTGGCATCGACCCGACGACGATTACCCGCATCGCCAAAGAGATCAAAGGGATTCACGACCTCGGCGTCGAGATCGCTATCGTCGTCGGCGGCGGCAACATCTTCCGCGGCGTGGCGCTCTCGGCCAAGGGCATGGATCGCGCCTCTGCCGATTACATGGGCATGTTGGCGACGGCGATCAACGCGCTCGCCTTGCAGGACGCGCTTGAAAAGCAGGGCGCCTTTACACGCGTAATGTCAGCGCTCGAAATGAACAAGATCGCCGAGCCGTTCATCCGCCGCCGCGCCATCCGTCACGTCGAGAAAGGCCGCCTGGTCATCTTTGCCGCAGGCACCGGCAATCCCTATTTCACGACCGACTCGGCGGCGGCGCTGCGCGCCTTGGAGATTCGCGCCGACGCCATTTTGAAAGCCACCAAAGTCGAGGGCATCTACACCGCCGACCCGGCCACCGACGCCACCGCGACCATGTTCGATCACCTGACCTACCTCGATGTGATTCAGCGCGACTTGAAAGTCATGGATACGTCGGCGATCAGTTTGGTGCGCCAGCGCAATATCCCCATCCATGTCTTCAATCTTTATAAAGAAGGCAACATCGCCCGCGTCGTCTGCGGCGAGAAGATCGGCACCGTCGTGCGCAACGAGCTGCCGGAAGACCTGGCCGGGGAATCCGGCGCATCAGCCTAA
- the tsaE gene encoding tRNA (adenosine(37)-N6)-threonylcarbamoyltransferase complex ATPase subunit type 1 TsaE gives MTEEPSTQNGPIISGEFVSHSAQETFDLAERTGAQLKARTVLLLSGDLGAGKTVFAKGLAAGLGIDPTEVTSPSFTLVNEYAGRLRLYHIDLYRLDTGACRELGLEEIFADEQAVTVIEWAERLEEVPAGATRVEIEYLSDDERRIRITPAT, from the coding sequence GTGACCGAAGAGCCATCCACACAAAACGGGCCGATAATCAGCGGCGAATTCGTTAGCCATTCGGCGCAAGAGACGTTTGACTTGGCCGAGCGCACCGGCGCGCAGCTCAAGGCCCGCACGGTCTTGCTGTTGAGCGGCGACCTCGGCGCCGGCAAAACGGTCTTTGCCAAGGGCCTCGCCGCAGGTTTGGGGATTGACCCGACGGAAGTGACCAGCCCGTCGTTCACGCTCGTCAATGAATACGCGGGCCGGCTGCGGCTCTATCACATCGATCTTTATCGGCTCGACACGGGCGCCTGCCGCGAGCTGGGTCTCGAAGAAATCTTCGCCGACGAGCAGGCGGTCACGGTCATCGAGTGGGCCGAGCGCCTGGAAGAAGTGCCCGCGGGCGCAACCCGCGTCGAGATCGAATACCTCTCCGACGACGAGCGCCGCATCCGCATCACTCCGGCCACCTGA
- a CDS encoding NAD(P)H-hydrate dehydratase yields MKILTAEQMRDVDRLTTENYKVPSALLMENAAARTVEAVEKKFGAIAGRRALIFCGKGNNGGDGAAIARLLVSRGARADVLLLGHVDDARGDARTNFEVVRALAASSKQLRLVEIESAEQLRDAAAMNPPDLIVDAIFGTGLTRPAAGLYAEAIELINTLGERLPVVAVDVPSGIASDAAELIGPAVRARLTVTFTAPKVANVLPPACEANGTLIVGQIGSPDELIAGCGSQLNLVEADEVARWLAASRRGPQANKGDAGKVLVIAGSSGKTGAACMVGEAAMRSGAGLVTVATPESSQKVVAAHVISECMTEALAETALGAVSREAAERAMELAAARDVVAMGPGLGSSEETTRAFVRTLVVQRERPMVLDADALNALVPWAENVAGSREHPLILTPHPGEMARLMGQKIEDILHNRVEVARQFAISHAVILVLKGSRTLVAAPDGQVYVNPTGNAGMATGGTGDVLTGVIAGLLAQKSDDPLAATIAAVYLHGLAGDLAAAKFGTRAMIATDITAHLGEAFIHVGGETERFQPA; encoded by the coding sequence ATGAAGATACTCACCGCCGAGCAGATGCGCGACGTGGATCGGCTGACGACTGAAAATTACAAAGTGCCGAGCGCGCTGCTGATGGAGAACGCCGCGGCGCGCACGGTTGAAGCGGTTGAGAAGAAGTTCGGCGCTATCGCTGGGCGGCGGGCGCTGATCTTTTGCGGCAAAGGCAACAACGGCGGCGATGGCGCGGCAATCGCCCGATTGCTGGTGAGCAGAGGCGCAAGGGCGGATGTGCTGCTGCTCGGTCACGTGGACGATGCGCGCGGCGATGCCCGAACCAACTTTGAAGTCGTCCGCGCGCTCGCCGCATCATCAAAGCAATTGCGACTGGTTGAGATTGAAAGCGCCGAGCAGTTGCGCGACGCCGCGGCGATGAATCCGCCTGACCTGATTGTCGATGCGATATTCGGCACCGGCCTGACGCGACCGGCAGCAGGCTTATATGCCGAAGCCATCGAGCTGATCAACACACTCGGCGAGCGCCTGCCGGTCGTCGCCGTTGACGTGCCTTCGGGCATCGCCTCGGATGCGGCGGAATTGATCGGCCCGGCGGTGCGCGCCCGCCTTACGGTCACCTTCACCGCGCCGAAAGTGGCGAACGTCTTGCCGCCTGCTTGCGAAGCCAACGGCACGCTGATTGTTGGGCAGATCGGCTCGCCCGATGAATTGATCGCTGGGTGCGGCTCACAGTTGAATCTCGTCGAAGCCGATGAGGTGGCGCGGTGGCTCGCCGCCTCGCGCCGCGGCCCGCAGGCCAACAAAGGCGATGCCGGCAAAGTGCTGGTCATCGCCGGCTCGTCCGGCAAAACCGGCGCCGCCTGCATGGTAGGCGAAGCGGCCATGCGCAGCGGCGCGGGGCTGGTCACCGTCGCCACGCCCGAATCATCGCAGAAGGTCGTCGCCGCTCACGTCATCAGCGAGTGCATGACTGAGGCGCTGGCAGAGACGGCTCTGGGAGCCGTTTCCAGGGAAGCGGCGGAGCGAGCGATGGAATTGGCGGCGGCCCGCGACGTGGTGGCAATGGGGCCGGGGCTCGGCTCATCGGAAGAGACAACGCGGGCTTTTGTGCGGACGCTGGTGGTGCAGCGCGAGCGCCCGATGGTGCTGGATGCCGACGCGCTCAACGCCCTGGTGCCGTGGGCCGAGAACGTCGCCGGCAGCCGTGAGCATCCGCTTATCCTGACGCCGCATCCCGGCGAGATGGCGCGGCTCATGGGCCAGAAGATTGAGGACATACTTCATAACCGCGTCGAGGTGGCTCGTCAGTTCGCGATCTCGCACGCGGTGATTCTCGTGCTCAAGGGCAGCCGCACGCTGGTCGCCGCGCCCGATGGTCAGGTCTACGTCAACCCGACGGGCAACGCCGGCATGGCGACGGGCGGAACGGGTGACGTGCTGACCGGCGTGATCGCCGGGCTGCTGGCGCAAAAGTCGGACGACCCGCTCGCGGCGACGATAGCTGCCGTCTACCTGCACGGACTCGCGGGCGATCTGGCGGCGGCAAAGTTCGGCACTCGCGCGATGATCGCCACGGACATCACGGCGCATCTCGGCGAAGCCTTCATCCATGTGGGCGGCGAAACCGAACGCTTCCAGCCGGCATAA